GGCACATCATGGGCAAGCGGCAGGTTGGTGAACACCTTGGAGAACCGCAGCCGGGGGCCAAACTCCGGCGTGATCACCATCTGGTTGCGGGCATATTCGCCCAAGCCCGCCTTGACCGCATAGGGGATCACCAGCCCGGTGTCGTTCATCGAGGCCACGGCCTCGTAGCCGAGGTTGCGGATATAGGTGGCCAACTGCATCACCACCGCAGCCTCGTGGCTGTATTCGCGCCCGGTGGCGGCACCGGCCAGGGCCGAGGGGTAGGTGGCCACCAGATCGCGCTCCATCTCGTGGCCCAGCACGATGACCGAGGTCAGCCCATCGGGCAGGCCCAGCGGCGCCTCGCTCATGTCACGGGTATCGACGCGGGCGGTATAGTGCCAGCGCTCGTCCAACTCGGTCACGCCGCACAGATCGGCGCCGAAGAAACGGGCGATGCGCTTGATCTCGGCACTCATGGCGGCGGGATCGTCGACCCCGACCTGTTGCGGCGCCACCGGCGTGTCATAGCTGATCGGGGCCTGGAATCCCTCGCGCCGCCCCTCGGCGGCAAACCGGTTAGTGACCACGTCCGAGATCAGCCAGGCGGCATTGCGCAGGGCGAAATCGCGCTGGGTGAAGCCATCGCCCCGGCGCGGCGCCGCCTCCATCCGGTAGGAGGCAAAGAAGGCATCCGTCTGTTTGGAGCGCACCTGCGGATCCCACATGGCGCGGGTGAATACGTCATTGCGCTGTGCAAAGCGCTCGAACGCCTCTGTGGTCTCGATCCCGGCGGCGGTATCGGTGGGGCGGGTGCGGTCTGGCCGGTTTGCGGGATAGCTCATGGCCGTCACGCTAACTCGGGGTTTGTGGGTAGGGCAAGGAGCCTGTTCGACGCCCGCGCAATCGGCTATGCAGGCGCAACGAATAAAAGGACGACACCATATGCAGGACGAGGTTTTGGCGACGATCGAGGCATCGGCACCCCGACGCTGGCTGGCGCTGGCAGTGCTGACGATATTGGGGGGGCTGCTGATCTATGTGGCGGTGGTCACACCGCCCGAGCTGATCTGGCAGGTTTTCCTGATCGTGCTGGGGGCGCTGACGCTGTGGCTGGCGCAGCGCATGTTCCAGGCGACGGCGGGGCGGGTCGAGATGACCGCGACCGAGCTGCGCGGCAGTGACGGAACGGTGATTGCCCGCATCGCCGATATCGAGGGGCTGGACCGCGGCGTGTTTGCCTTCAAACCGTCGAACGGGTTCCTTCTGCGCACTTCGGTGCCGGGTGAGCGCACCTGGCAGCCCGGCCTGTGGTGGCGGATGGGGCGCCGGATCGGCATTGGTGGCGTCACCCCTGGATCGCAGACGAAATTCATGGCCGAGATGCTCTCGGCCATGATGGCGGAACGGGACGGAACGCTGCCGCGCTGAGGTTCAGACGCTGCCGGCGATCTCGTTGGTGAAGCGCGGCCGGGTAAAGATGAACGTTTCCATTTCGGTATCTTCCAGCCCGACGCGGAACGGCGATCTGTAGATGTTCTTGGTCTCGACCAGGATCAGGGTGTCCTGATCCGACATCGGCGGCAGGCGCGAACTGACCGTGGCAACATTGGCATTGCTCAATGCGGTGTCATAGCCGCGATTGGCGGACCAGCGCACCCGGTGGCGGTCACGCTTCTTATCGTAGCGCAGCAGCGAGATGCGGACCTGAAGGCTGGCGGTATCCTGCACCATGCGTTCGAACAGATCGACCATCGAGTCGATATAGGCGTCATCGACGGTGCGTGTTTCGCGCGAGATCAGGTCGCCGATCGTATAGGCCGCCTTCACGTTCGATGCGGCCTCGCGGTAGCCATCGAAATAGGTGTAGCCGATCATGATGGTCCAGAACAGCATCGGCACCGTCAGCAGCGCCTCGACCGCGATCGAGCCATCCTCGTTCCGGCGGAACAGGCGCAGCGAGTTCAGTATGCGGGACTTAAACATGGCGTTACAACGGCTCCTGCACAAAGACGGACATGGCGGTCAGAGAGTACTGGCCCTCGTCATTGGCCAGCGTCGCCCCCAGGGTTGAGGTGGGAAAGATCGGGTCGATCTTTGCGCAGGCGCGCAGCACCATCAGCTCGTTGGCCTGACCGTTTTCAAAGTTGCGTACCGGGCGCACCTCTGCCGAGAGGTCGGTGCAATCCGGGTCGGCGGGCAGGGTAATGCCGGCAAACGGGTCCTGGCGGATCATCTCAAGCTTGAGGTTGCTGCTGCAACCGCGGATAAACACGGCCTTTTCGCAGATCTTGCTCTTGAGCTCGTTATGGCTGGGATTGGAACCGGTGTTCAGGCGCAGGTCGCGCACCACTACATCCACCGCCCGTTCCAGCATGGCGTGGTTCAGCGTCATGAAGGTCAGTTCGACCCCCGCCAGCATCACCCCGATCACGGCGGGGAACACGATGACGAATTCGACCGTTGCGTTGCCATCCTCGCCCCTGCGGAAGCGGCGAAGGAAATTGCTCAGGCGCCGTTTCATTGGGTCAGCCTCAGCTTACGGATCGACGAGGCGATCGAGGTGAATGCATCGCTGATCTCCAGCCCATCGGCGTCGTAATAGTGGCTGTCCGAGCTGGCGCAGCGCTTGAGCACGCGGCGGCCGCTATAGGGGGCCTCGAAGCCGACGGTATAGACGATGATGCCTTCGTCCTTGGCCGCGTCACAAACGTGGTCGGTGCGCTGGTCCTTGGCCGAGGCCTCTTTGTGCGTCATGGCCGCGGTGTACCATTCCGCCCAGGCGTTGCTGTTGAATTCGAAGTTGTAATAGGCGTTATAGGCCAGCGAAACCTTGGCAAAGAGCTCGGCATAGGTCAGCCGCACCGCTTCACCCGGCTCGTCCCGCATGGCGCAGCTGTAATAGCCGCTGGAGTTATACCCGCAGGCCTCGCTTTGACCATTGCCATAGGGGTGGTCGGCCCAGCGGTTCTGATCCGGCCAGTAATAGCTGTTGTTACCATTGTCGTGATAGATGCTGAACGCATTGGTGGTGTTGTTGTCGGGCGAGCCGCTGATGACGTCCTCGGCTGCATTGTACCAGACCGGCGAGTCACCGTCGCGCAGCGACGGGTTCAGCATGTACTGGTTGGTGTTTTCGCCGTCCGACATGACGATCAGCACCTTCAGCACATCGCCCGAGTCATAGGCGCTGGGGCGGCCCTGGAACGAGGCCGGCACCTTGTTGTCCGAGATCAGGCCGCTGATCACGCTTTGCGTGCCCGGGTCCAGCATCACGACACCCCATTTGGTGCCGATGTCGATCGAGGTGTTGCCGCGCCCCGTCAGCCCGTCGATATAGTTGTTCAAGACGGTCTGGTCGTTGGAGAACGGCAGGATTTCGGTGCTCGCACGCACCGGGCAGACCGGGGTCGAGATCGGATCCTTGGTATAGCTGAACGGATCGAAATGCATGGTCCGCTCCAGCGGCGTCACGCGGGACAGGCCGGGCTGGCTGAACTCGTCATCGATGAAGTTCACGCAATGCGAGTAGTTATGCTCGGTGCTGACATTGTAGTAAGACAGGATGTCGGCGCCCGCATTGACCTGGGTGGCATAGGGGACGATCGAGATCGAGACCGTGCCCGGCTCGGTCGCCGACAGCATGTGATCGACGAATTCCTTGGCCGCGTTCTTGAGGTTGTAGAGCCGGCTGTTGCTGTTCATCGAGCCCGACACGTCGAGCACCAGCGAGATTTCCACGTTGCCGATGCTTTCCTCGGCGGTGCTGGCGGCGGGGATCGTCAGGCTGTCATAGCCCGAAAGCTTCATGAAATGGGTCGGCAGTTCGGCGGTGGCGGTGGCCGACACCTTCCGGTAGCCAAGCCCCTCCTGAACAGTGACGCTGGAGAGATATTCCAGCAGACCGGCCTTTTCCAGATAGCTGCGCACGACCGTTTCCGGCGAAACCTGCTGGTCGAGGTCGGCGGCGGCCAGGACGGCGCGATCCATCGTGTATTGCAACGCCGCGCGTTTCTGTTCGTACCGCATCAGGTCGACCCCGATCCCCGCGGCCCCGACAAGGGCCAGGAACAGGAACAGGGCCATCACGGTCATCAGGCCGTCTTCTTCGCGCGCAAAGGCATTGGCGCGGTCCTTGAGCCGGTTACGAACACGACGCGATGCCGCACCGATGCTGATCAGTGTATTGAACATCATCCACCTACCTGTCCGGCAGAACCCCAGCCGGAGAATACATTTCCAGTCTGGAGTTTTGCCCTGCAAAGATGGCAGGAATGGGGCGCAAATCGCCCGAAAGGGTGAACGTTAACCGATAGTTAAGGACATTGCCGGCAAATGAACCGGCTTTGTTTCGTCAGAGCGGACAATGCCACCCGTACGCCATGCGAATCGTTGTTTTGCCCTGATTCAAATTCTTCAAGCGATTAAAAATGTCGCACTTACGTAACGAAGCGTCATATGTTGCCTGCGACAAGGTGTCATCATCCGAGTCGCATAAGGTCATAGAGGATTTGTAGTTAATGGCCCCCAAGAACGAGCCCAGTTTCAGACAGAGCGTGGATATGATGTTCAACAGGGCGGTGGCCCTGATGGACCTGCCGCCGGGACTGGAGGAAAAGATCAGGGTTTGCAACGCCACCTATACGGTGCGCTTCGGCGTGCGTCTGCGCGGTCAGATCCAGACCTTTGTCGGCTATCGTTCGGTGCATTCCGAACATATGGAGCCGGTCAAGGGCGGTATCCGTTACGCGATGTCGGTGAACCAGGACGAGGTCGAGGCGCTGGCGGCGCTGATGACCTATAAATGCGCGCTGGTCGAGGCGCCCTTTGGCGGTTCCAAGGGCGGGTTGTGCATCGACCCGCGCCAGTATGAAGAGCATGAGCTGGAACAGATCACCCGCCGCTTTGCCTATGAACTGGCCAAGCGCGACCTGATCAACCCCTCGCAGAACGTGCCCGCGCCCGACATGGGCACCGGCGAGCGCGAGATGGCCTGGATCGCCGACCAGTATGCGCGCATGAACACCACCGATATCAACGCGCGCGCCTGTGTCACCGGCAAGCCGCTGAATGCGGGCGGCATCCATGGTCGGGTCGAAGCCACTGGGCGCGGCGTGCAATACGCCTTGCAGGAATTCTTCCGCGACCGCGTCGGGGTAGGCAAATCGGGCCTTGACGGCAAGCTCGACGGCAAGCGCGTCATCGTGCAGGGCCTGGGCAACGTGGGCTATCACGCGGCCAAGTTCCTGAGCGAGGAAGACGGCTGTGTGATCACCGGCATCATCGAACGCGACGGCGCGCTGGTCAGCGACGAGGGGCTGGATGTCGAGGCGGTGCACAACTGGATCGT
The window above is part of the Ruegeria pomeroyi DSS-3 genome. Proteins encoded here:
- a CDS encoding Glu/Leu/Phe/Val family dehydrogenase, with product MAPKNEPSFRQSVDMMFNRAVALMDLPPGLEEKIRVCNATYTVRFGVRLRGQIQTFVGYRSVHSEHMEPVKGGIRYAMSVNQDEVEALAALMTYKCALVEAPFGGSKGGLCIDPRQYEEHELEQITRRFAYELAKRDLINPSQNVPAPDMGTGEREMAWIADQYARMNTTDINARACVTGKPLNAGGIHGRVEATGRGVQYALQEFFRDRVGVGKSGLDGKLDGKRVIVQGLGNVGYHAAKFLSEEDGCVITGIIERDGALVSDEGLDVEAVHNWIVKHGGVTGFPDGTFVAEGAKVLEEPCDILIPAAMEGVINLANADRIKAPLIIEAANGPVTAGADEILRKKGCVIIPDMYANAGGVTVSYFEWVKNLSHIRFGRMQRRQEEARHQLVIDELERLDRYLGDAWSMTPQFKEKYLRGADELELVRSGLDDTMRIAYQAMRDVWHERGDVEDLRTAAYLVSIDRVAKSYRAKGL
- a CDS encoding TadE/TadG family type IV pilus assembly protein → MKRRLSNFLRRFRRGEDGNATVEFVIVFPAVIGVMLAGVELTFMTLNHAMLERAVDVVVRDLRLNTGSNPSHNELKSKICEKAVFIRGCSSNLKLEMIRQDPFAGITLPADPDCTDLSAEVRPVRNFENGQANELMVLRACAKIDPIFPTSTLGATLANDEGQYSLTAMSVFVQEPL
- a CDS encoding TadE/TadG family type IV pilus assembly protein, whose amino-acid sequence is MMFNTLISIGAASRRVRNRLKDRANAFAREEDGLMTVMALFLFLALVGAAGIGVDLMRYEQKRAALQYTMDRAVLAAADLDQQVSPETVVRSYLEKAGLLEYLSSVTVQEGLGYRKVSATATAELPTHFMKLSGYDSLTIPAASTAEESIGNVEISLVLDVSGSMNSNSRLYNLKNAAKEFVDHMLSATEPGTVSISIVPYATQVNAGADILSYYNVSTEHNYSHCVNFIDDEFSQPGLSRVTPLERTMHFDPFSYTKDPISTPVCPVRASTEILPFSNDQTVLNNYIDGLTGRGNTSIDIGTKWGVVMLDPGTQSVISGLISDNKVPASFQGRPSAYDSGDVLKVLIVMSDGENTNQYMLNPSLRDGDSPVWYNAAEDVISGSPDNNTTNAFSIYHDNGNNSYYWPDQNRWADHPYGNGQSEACGYNSSGYYSCAMRDEPGEAVRLTYAELFAKVSLAYNAYYNFEFNSNAWAEWYTAAMTHKEASAKDQRTDHVCDAAKDEGIIVYTVGFEAPYSGRRVLKRCASSDSHYYDADGLEISDAFTSIASSIRKLRLTQ
- a CDS encoding 4Fe-4S double cluster binding domain-containing protein translates to MSYPANRPDRTRPTDTAAGIETTEAFERFAQRNDVFTRAMWDPQVRSKQTDAFFASYRMEAAPRRGDGFTQRDFALRNAAWLISDVVTNRFAAEGRREGFQAPISYDTPVAPQQVGVDDPAAMSAEIKRIARFFGADLCGVTELDERWHYTARVDTRDMSEAPLGLPDGLTSVIVLGHEMERDLVATYPSALAGAATGREYSHEAAVVMQLATYIRNLGYEAVASMNDTGLVIPYAVKAGLGEYARNQMVITPEFGPRLRFSKVFTNLPLAHDVPRPRGVRAFCDICTACADACPVKALPYGPPSDVAPNVSAIRGVRKWTSDAEKCFGFWAKLASDCAICMRVCPFNRDYARRRNRLWLRLALSPLRHLALRLARGHGKRRKPAEWWAGT
- a CDS encoding TadE/TadG family type IV pilus assembly protein, whose protein sequence is MFKSRILNSLRLFRRNEDGSIAVEALLTVPMLFWTIMIGYTYFDGYREAASNVKAAYTIGDLISRETRTVDDAYIDSMVDLFERMVQDTASLQVRISLLRYDKKRDRHRVRWSANRGYDTALSNANVATVSSRLPPMSDQDTLILVETKNIYRSPFRVGLEDTEMETFIFTRPRFTNEIAGSV